In the Brassica napus cultivar Da-Ae chromosome A7, Da-Ae, whole genome shotgun sequence genome, one interval contains:
- the LOC106356444 gene encoding synaptotagmin-2 yields MGIISTILGTFGFGFGTTVGIVIGYYLFIYHQSTDVQDPDIKPLVELDSETISTMFPEIPLWVKNPDFDRIDWLNKLIGHMWPYMNKAICNMAKSIAKPIIAEQIPNYKIDSVEFEMLTLGLPPTFQGMKVYATDDKEIIMELSVKWAGNPNILVAVKAFGFKATVQVIDLQVFATPRITLKPLVPSFPCFANIFVSLMDKPQVDFGLKLLGADVMAIPGLYRFVQELIKDQVANMYLWPKTLTVQIMDPSKAMKKHVGLLNVKVIKAIKLKKKDLLDGSDPYVKLTLSGDKVPGKKTVVKHSNLNPEWNEEFDLVVKEPESQELQLIVYDWEQVGKHDKIGMNVIQLKDLTPEEPKLMTLELLKSMEPNEPVSEKSHGQLVVEVEYKSFKEDDIPDNLDDPNAVEKAPEGTPSGGGLLVVIVHEAEDLEGKYHTNPSVRLMFKGEERKTKRVKKNREPRWDEDFQFPLDEPPINDKLHVEVISTTSRIGLNMHPKETLGYVVINLGDVVSNRRINDKYNLIDSKNGRIQIELQWRTSS; encoded by the exons ATGGGAATAATCAGCACAATATTGGGTACGTTTGGTTTCGGATTCGGGACGACGGTTGGGATCGTTATCGGTTACTACTTATTCATCTATCACCAGTCTACTGATGTTCAG GATCCTGATATAAAGCCATTGGTGGAGTTAGATTCAGAGACTATATCAACAATGTTTCCTGAGATACCTTTGTGGGTGAAAAATCCAGATTTTGATCGT ATTGATTGGCTTAACAAGCTCATTGGCCATATGTGGCCTTATATGAACAAG GCTATTTGCAACATGGCCAAGTCTATTGCAAAACCAATTATTGCTGAACAAATTCCAAACTACAAAATAGATTCAGTTGAATTTGAAATGCTCACTTTGGGATTACCACCAACTTTCCA AGGAATGAAAGTTTATGCAACTGATGACAAAGAAATTATCATGGAGTTGTCAGTGAAATGGGCAGGGAACCCTAATATCCTTGTTGCAGTCAAAGCATTTGGGTTCAAAGCTACTGTCCAG GTGATTGATTTGCAAGTATTTGCTACTCCAAGGATTACTCTGAAGCCGTTGGTCCCTTCTTTTCCCTGTTTTGCCAACATATTTGTCTCCCTCATGGATAAG CCCCAAGTAGACTTTGGACTGAAGTTACTTGGTGCAGACGTAATGGCCATTCCTGGCCTATACCGCTTTGTCCAG GAACTCATTAAAGATCAGGTTGCAAACATGTACCTATGGCCAAAGACTTTGACTGTACAGATAATGGATCCTTCTAA AGCAATGAAGAAACATGTTGGATTGCTTAATGTGAAAGTCATTAAGGCAATAAAGCTTAAGAAAAAAGATCTTCTTGATGGATCAGACCCTTATGTGAAATTAACACTCTCCGGTGACAAAGTTCCTGGTAAGAAGACAGTTGTTAAACACAGCAATCTAAATCCTGAGTGGAACGAAGAATTCGATTTAGTTGTCAAAGAACCAGAGAGTCAAGAACTTCAGCTCATTGTTTATGACTGGGAACAA GTTGGTAAACATGATAAGATAGGAATGAATGTGATTCAACTTAAAGACCTTACTCCAGAGGAGCCAAAGCTCATGACACTTGAGCTTTTAAAATCCATGGAACCAAACGAGCCAGTTAGCGAGAAATCGCATGGACAGCTTGTTGTTGAAGTGGAGTATAAATCCTTTAAAGAAGATGACATCCCAGACAACTTAGATGATCCAAATGCAGTAGAGAAAGCACCAGAAGGCACACCTTCTGGTGGTGGGTTGCTTGTGGTTATTGTTCATGAAGCTGAAGATTTAGAAGGCAAATATCACACAAACCCTTCTGTTCGTTTGATGTTCAAAGGAGAAGAACGTAAAACAAAG CGTGTAAAGAAAAACAGAGAGCCAAGATGGGATGAAGATTTTCAATTTCCATTAGATGAACCTCCCATAAACGATAAGCTTCACGTTGAAGTCATAAGTACTACTTCACGAATAGGTTTAAATATGCATCCTAAG GAAACTCTTGGATATGTGGTGATAAATCTTGGTGATGTTGTGAGTAATAGGAGAATCAACGATAAGTATAATCTGATTGATTCCAAGAATGGTCGGATTCAGATTGAGCTTCAGTGGAGAACTTCTTCTTGA